ACGATCAGCTGGAACGCTCGACAATCGTGTCTGCGAAGCGAGAGAGAGCCTTCTTGACGGGGCCTTCAGGCAACGGCGCCAAGGCCGCAACGGCTTGGCGCGCCCACTCGTGTGCTTCGGCGAGCGTTTCGGTGGTGACGTCGTGTTCACGCAGCGCAGCCACGGCGCCGGTCACGTCGACATCGGCGACATTAACGTCGGCCGGAGCGCCGATGACTTCAGTCTCGAGGCGGTGCAGCAGTGCGGCAGCATCGGCGTCCCGAGGGGCGCGCTCTCGCAGCTTCAGCAACGGCAGTGTCGCAATACCGGCACGCAAGTCGGTTCCGGGCATCTTGCCCGTCGTTTCGGCCGCAGAAGTTAAGTCGATCACATCGTCGATGAGCTGGAAGGCCACGCCGATCTTCTCGCCGAACATCACCACTGGGGTCTCGTAAGCGCTCGAGGCATTGGAAAACACGACGCCCATCTGGGCTGCGACGGCGATCAGCGACCCGGTTTTGTCGGCAAGCACACCGAGGTAGTGCTCGATCGGGTCCTCGTCGGGTTCCGGGCCGATCGTCTCATGCAACTGGCCGAGGCAGAGCCGCTCGAACGTGTCGGCCTGCAACCGGATCGCCCGTTCGCCGAGGTCCGCCACCAGTTTGCTGGCGCGAGCGAACAGCAGATCGCCGGTCAGCACGGCGACGGAGTTGCCCCACACCGTCTGAGCGCTCGGCACACCACGCCGCATCAGCGCGTCATCCATCACGTCATCGTGGTACAGCGACGCCAGGTGGGTGATCTCCACTGCCTCGGCCGCGGTGATCACTTGCGGCGTATTTCCGTCGCCAAGCTGTGCAGTCAGCAGCGTGAGCATGGGCCGCACGCGCTTGCCGCCGGCCTTCAAGAGGTAGCGAGCGGTGACATCCGCCAGTTGGTCCGCGTAGCGCATCTGCGCGTGCAAGCCGAGCTCGACCGTGTCGAGCCCGGCCTCGATCGCCGCAGCGAACGCCTTGTCCTCGCCGGACGCGAAGATGCGTTCTGTCAATCCGAATTGGCTCGCAAGTGTGCTGCCGCGCCGCATCAGCGGAATCGATGGCGCCACTACTTCCCCTTTGTTTCCGGTCGGGCAGGCTTGGGTTGTGTTTTGGGCCCGGCAGGCTTCACGCCGCGATGCAGGGCCACGATTCCGGCTGTCAGATTGCGGTAGGCGACGCTTGTGAAGCCGGCCGCACGCAGCCATCCACAGAGCACGCTCTGGCTCGGCCAGTCGCGGATCGATTCCATCAGGTAGTCGTACGCATCCGGGTTCGACGATGCCAGGCGCACCAACGCGGGCATCGCGTAGCGCAGATAGCCGAAGTAGCCGGTGCGGATCAGCGTTTGCGGGGGGCGGGAGAACTCACAGATGACGACCCGGCCGCCGGGCCTCAGCACGCGATAGAACTCGGCAAGTGCTTGCTTCGGGTTTTCGACGTTGCGCAGCCCGAACGAAATCGTGACGGCATCGAAACTGGCGTCGTCGAACGGGAGTTGCGTCGCATCCGCTTGAACGAATTCGATGAACGGGTTGGATGCGTGGCGCAGACGACCCACCTCGATCATGCCCGCCGAGAAATCCGCAGCCGTGATGAACGCCCCATTGTGGCTCAGCGCGGCACTGGACGTGCCGGTGCCCGCCGCCACATCCAGGATGCGTTCACCCGGTTTCGGGGCGACCGCACGCGTCGTGGCCACTCGCCACAGCGACGCGTTGCCCATCGACAACACGGTGTTGGTGCGGTCGTAATGGGTCGAGACCGTGTCGAACATCGCCGCGACCTGCGACGGCTGTTTGCTGAGGTCGGCCTTGCTCACAGATTCAAGCTTAGTTGGGGTTTCGCGAGGCGCTTGCCTGAGCTCCCGGGCACCAGCTCGCGCCGTGAAGGTCGTAAGCGGGGCGGGTAGCATGAGCCCATGACGGGGACATCGTTGTTCTGTCGATGGTCCGCAACGGCTGCATCCGCCGCGGCCGTGCTGCTGACGATGGCTGGTTGTGTTGCGACATCGTCCGTGACGCCACCGTCCGCCTCAATTGCGCCCTCACCGGCGACACCGAGTTCCAACACCGTCCGAGCGGGCCACACCGTGCGACTCTCGTGCACCGATGGCACCTCAGGGACCGCACCAAGCGGCAACATCGACGCCACGATCGGCGGGGTCACCATCCAAGGCGTCTTCGGTAACGTGCACGGGACTCGCACCGACGAGTTCAAGATGGGTGTTCCCAAAGGAGACACTCTCTACATCGTCAAGGCTCCGACCTGGCTCAAGGCCGGCGCCACTGCGACCATCGGTTTGTCGGCGGCGTCCGACGGATATCTGGCTTGGGTGCCCGCAGGGATCTGGACGAGTAGCACGGGCGGTGTCGACCTGACGCCGTGGCTGGCGTCCAAAGTGATCATGGACGGTTGCGCCGATCGTGATGTCACCTATCTGGGCGGTCTGCTGTCCACCAACCCAAATATCTGTCTGACGCTTCACGTCGCCGACGCAACCGGTGAAGCCCAGGATGTTCGTGTCGGGTCCACGGCGAACTGCGGATGAGTGCTGCCGCTCAGCCGACTTGCCAGGGGTCGGTGATCTCGATTCCGGTGCCCTGGAAGTCTTTGACATTGCGCGTCGCCAAGATCGCGT
The Rathayibacter sp. SW19 DNA segment above includes these coding regions:
- a CDS encoding polyprenyl synthetase family protein — translated: MRRGSTLASQFGLTERIFASGEDKAFAAAIEAGLDTVELGLHAQMRYADQLADVTARYLLKAGGKRVRPMLTLLTAQLGDGNTPQVITAAEAVEITHLASLYHDDVMDDALMRRGVPSAQTVWGNSVAVLTGDLLFARASKLVADLGERAIRLQADTFERLCLGQLHETIGPEPDEDPIEHYLGVLADKTGSLIAVAAQMGVVFSNASSAYETPVVMFGEKIGVAFQLIDDVIDLTSAAETTGKMPGTDLRAGIATLPLLKLRERAPRDADAAALLHRLETEVIGAPADVNVADVDVTGAVAALREHDVTTETLAEAHEWARQAVAALAPLPEGPVKKALSRFADTIVERSS
- a CDS encoding class I SAM-dependent methyltransferase — protein: MSKADLSKQPSQVAAMFDTVSTHYDRTNTVLSMGNASLWRVATTRAVAPKPGERILDVAAGTGTSSAALSHNGAFITAADFSAGMIEVGRLRHASNPFIEFVQADATQLPFDDASFDAVTISFGLRNVENPKQALAEFYRVLRPGGRVVICEFSRPPQTLIRTGYFGYLRYAMPALVRLASSNPDAYDYLMESIRDWPSQSVLCGWLRAAGFTSVAYRNLTAGIVALHRGVKPAGPKTQPKPARPETKGK